A portion of the Saimiri boliviensis isolate mSaiBol1 chromosome 1, mSaiBol1.pri, whole genome shotgun sequence genome contains these proteins:
- the SETD6 gene encoding N-lysine methyltransferase SETD6 isoform X2 gives MDHRPGLHLAQKQAPNGTGHSFLHVDRASAIRIPGFKMFSGGTIPAGANPGQPTAQTPKQAPRGSGAGAGPETPEVAARPRPSRADHAQTMATQAKRPRVEVSRQGTVAGYGMVARESVQAGELLFVVPRAAILSPHTCSIGGLLERERGALQSQSGWVPLLLALLHELQAAASHWRPYFALWPELGHLEHPMFWPEEERRRLLQGTGVPEAVEKDLDSIRSEYHSIVLPFMEAHPDLFSLRVHSLELYLQLVALVMAYSFQEPLEEEEDEKEPNSPIMVPAADILNHLANHNANLEYSADCLRMVATQPIPKGHEIFNTYGQMANWQLIHMYGFVEPYPNNTDDTADIQMVTVREAALQGTKTEAERLLMYERWDFLCKLEMVGEEGAFVIGREEVLTEEELTTTLKVLCMPAEEFREFKDQDGGGDEKRGDGSLTITNIPKLKASWRQLLRNSILLTLQTYATDLKTDKDVLSNKEAYAKLSWREQQALQVRYGQKMILHQLLEMTS, from the exons ATGGACCACAGGCCAGGGTTGCACCTGGCTCAGAAACAAGCTCCAAACGGCACGGGACACTCCTTCCTGCACGTGGACCGCGCGAGTGCAATTAGAATCCCTGGATTCAAGATGTTTTCAGGAGGAACCATTCCAGCTGGCGCTAACCCCGGCCAGCCCACAGCGCAGACGCCAAAACAGGCACCACGTGGTTCCGGCGCCGGGGCGGGGCCAGAGACGCCGGAAGTGGCCGCGCGACCTAGGCCCAGCCGGGCGGATCACGCTCAGACCATGGCGACCCAGGCGAAGCGCCCACGG GTGGAGGTCAGCCGGCAGGGCACGGTGGCCGGTTACGGCATGGTGGCCCGAGAGAGCGTGCAGGCTGGAGAGCTGCTGTTCGTGGTGCCGCGTGCGGCGATCCTGTCGCCGCACACCTGCTCCATCGGCGGCCTGCTGGAGCGAG AGCGAGGTGCGCTGCAGAGCCAGTCGGGCTGGGTGCCACTGCTGCTGGCACTGCTGCACGAGCTGCAGGCCGCGGCCTCACACTGGAGGCCGTACTTTGCGCTCTGGCCCGAGCTGGGCCACTTGGAGCACCCTATGTTCTG GCCAGAGGAGGAGCGCCGGCGCCTGCTGCAGGGCACAGGCGTACCTGAGGCCGTGGAGAAGGATTTGGACAGCATCCGTAGCGAGTACCACTCGATTGTGCTGCCCTTTATGGAAGCCCACCCCGATCTCTTCAGCCTCAGGGTTCACTCCCTAGAACTCTACCTCCAGCTCGTGGCCCTTGTGATGGCCTATAG CTTTCAGGAACcactggaggaagaggaagatgaaaaggAGCCCAACTCCCCCATTATGGTGCCCGCTGCAGACATACTAAACCACTTAGCCAATCACAATGCCAATCTGGAATACTCTGCG GATTGTCTTCGGATGGTAGCCACTCAGCCCATTCCTAAAGGCCATGAGATTTTCAACACGTACGGGCAAATGGCTAACTGGCAGCTGATTCATATGTATGGTTTTGTTGAACCATATCCTAACAACACAGATGACACAGCTGACATTCAGATGGTGACAGTTCGTGAGGCAGCATTACAGG GAACAAAAACTGAAGCTGAAAGGCTCCTAATGTATGAACGCTGGGATTTCCTATGCAAACTGGAGATGGTAGGGGAAGAGGGAGCTTTTGTGATAGGGAGGGAGGAGGTGCTGACTGAAGAGGAGCTGACCACCACACTAAAG GTACTGTGCATGCCTGCTGAAGAGTTCAGAGAGTTTAAAGACCAGGATGGAGGGGGAGATGAGAAAAGGGGAGACGGCAGCCTGACGATCACAAACATTCCTAAGCTCAAAGCATCGTGGAGACAGCTGCTTCGAAACAGCATTCTATTGACCCTGCAAACCTATGCCACAGACTTAAAAACTGACAAAGATGTACTCAGCAATAAGGAGGCCTACGCTAAACTCAGCTGGAGGGAACAGCAAGCCTTACAGGTTCGCTATGGTCAGAAGATGATCTTACATCAGTTGTTGGAAATGACAAGTTAG
- the SETD6 gene encoding N-lysine methyltransferase SETD6 isoform X3 → MDHRPGLHLAQKQAPNGTGHSFLHVDRASAIRIPGFKMFSGGTIPAGANPGQPTAQTPKQAPRGSGAGAGPETPEVAARPRPSRADHAQTMATQAKRPRVAGPMACGDPDPVAGFLSWCRRVGLELSPKVEVSRQGTVAGYGMVARESVQAGELLFVVPRAAILSPHTCSIGGLLERERGALQSQSGWVPLLLALLHELQAAASHWRPYFALWPELGHLEHPMFCFQEPLEEEEDEKEPNSPIMVPAADILNHLANHNANLEYSADCLRMVATQPIPKGHEIFNTYGQMANWQLIHMYGFVEPYPNNTDDTADIQMVTVREAALQGTKTEAERLLMYERWDFLCKLEMVGEEGAFVIGREEVLTEEELTTTLKVLCMPAEEFREFKDQDGGGDEKRGDGSLTITNIPKLKASWRQLLRNSILLTLQTYATDLKTDKDVLSNKEAYAKLSWREQQALQVRYGQKMILHQLLEMTS, encoded by the exons ATGGACCACAGGCCAGGGTTGCACCTGGCTCAGAAACAAGCTCCAAACGGCACGGGACACTCCTTCCTGCACGTGGACCGCGCGAGTGCAATTAGAATCCCTGGATTCAAGATGTTTTCAGGAGGAACCATTCCAGCTGGCGCTAACCCCGGCCAGCCCACAGCGCAGACGCCAAAACAGGCACCACGTGGTTCCGGCGCCGGGGCGGGGCCAGAGACGCCGGAAGTGGCCGCGCGACCTAGGCCCAGCCGGGCGGATCACGCTCAGACCATGGCGACCCAGGCGAAGCGCCCACGG GTGGCGGGGCCCATGGCTTGCGGAGACCCGGATCCTGTGGCCGGCTTCTTGAGCTGGTGCCGGCGGGTGGGGCTGGAGTTGAGCCCCAAG GTGGAGGTCAGCCGGCAGGGCACGGTGGCCGGTTACGGCATGGTGGCCCGAGAGAGCGTGCAGGCTGGAGAGCTGCTGTTCGTGGTGCCGCGTGCGGCGATCCTGTCGCCGCACACCTGCTCCATCGGCGGCCTGCTGGAGCGAG AGCGAGGTGCGCTGCAGAGCCAGTCGGGCTGGGTGCCACTGCTGCTGGCACTGCTGCACGAGCTGCAGGCCGCGGCCTCACACTGGAGGCCGTACTTTGCGCTCTGGCCCGAGCTGGGCCACTTGGAGCACCCTATGTTCTG CTTTCAGGAACcactggaggaagaggaagatgaaaaggAGCCCAACTCCCCCATTATGGTGCCCGCTGCAGACATACTAAACCACTTAGCCAATCACAATGCCAATCTGGAATACTCTGCG GATTGTCTTCGGATGGTAGCCACTCAGCCCATTCCTAAAGGCCATGAGATTTTCAACACGTACGGGCAAATGGCTAACTGGCAGCTGATTCATATGTATGGTTTTGTTGAACCATATCCTAACAACACAGATGACACAGCTGACATTCAGATGGTGACAGTTCGTGAGGCAGCATTACAGG GAACAAAAACTGAAGCTGAAAGGCTCCTAATGTATGAACGCTGGGATTTCCTATGCAAACTGGAGATGGTAGGGGAAGAGGGAGCTTTTGTGATAGGGAGGGAGGAGGTGCTGACTGAAGAGGAGCTGACCACCACACTAAAG GTACTGTGCATGCCTGCTGAAGAGTTCAGAGAGTTTAAAGACCAGGATGGAGGGGGAGATGAGAAAAGGGGAGACGGCAGCCTGACGATCACAAACATTCCTAAGCTCAAAGCATCGTGGAGACAGCTGCTTCGAAACAGCATTCTATTGACCCTGCAAACCTATGCCACAGACTTAAAAACTGACAAAGATGTACTCAGCAATAAGGAGGCCTACGCTAAACTCAGCTGGAGGGAACAGCAAGCCTTACAGGTTCGCTATGGTCAGAAGATGATCTTACATCAGTTGTTGGAAATGACAAGTTAG
- the SETD6 gene encoding N-lysine methyltransferase SETD6 isoform X1, translating into MDHRPGLHLAQKQAPNGTGHSFLHVDRASAIRIPGFKMFSGGTIPAGANPGQPTAQTPKQAPRGSGAGAGPETPEVAARPRPSRADHAQTMATQAKRPRVAGPMACGDPDPVAGFLSWCRRVGLELSPKVEVSRQGTVAGYGMVARESVQAGELLFVVPRAAILSPHTCSIGGLLERERGALQSQSGWVPLLLALLHELQAAASHWRPYFALWPELGHLEHPMFWPEEERRRLLQGTGVPEAVEKDLDSIRSEYHSIVLPFMEAHPDLFSLRVHSLELYLQLVALVMAYSFQEPLEEEEDEKEPNSPIMVPAADILNHLANHNANLEYSADCLRMVATQPIPKGHEIFNTYGQMANWQLIHMYGFVEPYPNNTDDTADIQMVTVREAALQGTKTEAERLLMYERWDFLCKLEMVGEEGAFVIGREEVLTEEELTTTLKVLCMPAEEFREFKDQDGGGDEKRGDGSLTITNIPKLKASWRQLLRNSILLTLQTYATDLKTDKDVLSNKEAYAKLSWREQQALQVRYGQKMILHQLLEMTS; encoded by the exons ATGGACCACAGGCCAGGGTTGCACCTGGCTCAGAAACAAGCTCCAAACGGCACGGGACACTCCTTCCTGCACGTGGACCGCGCGAGTGCAATTAGAATCCCTGGATTCAAGATGTTTTCAGGAGGAACCATTCCAGCTGGCGCTAACCCCGGCCAGCCCACAGCGCAGACGCCAAAACAGGCACCACGTGGTTCCGGCGCCGGGGCGGGGCCAGAGACGCCGGAAGTGGCCGCGCGACCTAGGCCCAGCCGGGCGGATCACGCTCAGACCATGGCGACCCAGGCGAAGCGCCCACGG GTGGCGGGGCCCATGGCTTGCGGAGACCCGGATCCTGTGGCCGGCTTCTTGAGCTGGTGCCGGCGGGTGGGGCTGGAGTTGAGCCCCAAG GTGGAGGTCAGCCGGCAGGGCACGGTGGCCGGTTACGGCATGGTGGCCCGAGAGAGCGTGCAGGCTGGAGAGCTGCTGTTCGTGGTGCCGCGTGCGGCGATCCTGTCGCCGCACACCTGCTCCATCGGCGGCCTGCTGGAGCGAG AGCGAGGTGCGCTGCAGAGCCAGTCGGGCTGGGTGCCACTGCTGCTGGCACTGCTGCACGAGCTGCAGGCCGCGGCCTCACACTGGAGGCCGTACTTTGCGCTCTGGCCCGAGCTGGGCCACTTGGAGCACCCTATGTTCTG GCCAGAGGAGGAGCGCCGGCGCCTGCTGCAGGGCACAGGCGTACCTGAGGCCGTGGAGAAGGATTTGGACAGCATCCGTAGCGAGTACCACTCGATTGTGCTGCCCTTTATGGAAGCCCACCCCGATCTCTTCAGCCTCAGGGTTCACTCCCTAGAACTCTACCTCCAGCTCGTGGCCCTTGTGATGGCCTATAG CTTTCAGGAACcactggaggaagaggaagatgaaaaggAGCCCAACTCCCCCATTATGGTGCCCGCTGCAGACATACTAAACCACTTAGCCAATCACAATGCCAATCTGGAATACTCTGCG GATTGTCTTCGGATGGTAGCCACTCAGCCCATTCCTAAAGGCCATGAGATTTTCAACACGTACGGGCAAATGGCTAACTGGCAGCTGATTCATATGTATGGTTTTGTTGAACCATATCCTAACAACACAGATGACACAGCTGACATTCAGATGGTGACAGTTCGTGAGGCAGCATTACAGG GAACAAAAACTGAAGCTGAAAGGCTCCTAATGTATGAACGCTGGGATTTCCTATGCAAACTGGAGATGGTAGGGGAAGAGGGAGCTTTTGTGATAGGGAGGGAGGAGGTGCTGACTGAAGAGGAGCTGACCACCACACTAAAG GTACTGTGCATGCCTGCTGAAGAGTTCAGAGAGTTTAAAGACCAGGATGGAGGGGGAGATGAGAAAAGGGGAGACGGCAGCCTGACGATCACAAACATTCCTAAGCTCAAAGCATCGTGGAGACAGCTGCTTCGAAACAGCATTCTATTGACCCTGCAAACCTATGCCACAGACTTAAAAACTGACAAAGATGTACTCAGCAATAAGGAGGCCTACGCTAAACTCAGCTGGAGGGAACAGCAAGCCTTACAGGTTCGCTATGGTCAGAAGATGATCTTACATCAGTTGTTGGAAATGACAAGTTAG